The following are encoded in a window of Alosa sapidissima isolate fAloSap1 chromosome 10, fAloSap1.pri, whole genome shotgun sequence genomic DNA:
- the LOC121720618 gene encoding trypsin-like: MKTVLFALLVLAVECRGDGDRIIGGYECAPHSQPWQVYLTYDDGNRWCGASMINERWAVSAAHCYVSAPRLALHLGEHHLFKEEGTEQRIWAEKVIPHPAYDDNGYDNDFMLIKLSEPAVFNQYVQPIPLATSCAQPSAKCLVSGWGNQINTGVNYASLLQCLDLPVLSQSQCVDAYGHMITDNMFCAGFLEGGKDSCQGDSGGPLVCNGELYGVVSWGYGCAEAGAPGVYAAVCRYTDWVQETIASN; this comes from the exons ATGAAGACTGTCTTGTTTGCTTTGCTTGTACTGGCAGTGG AATGCCGTGGTGATGGGGATAGGATCATTGGAGGGTATGAGTGTGCACCACACTCTCAGCCATGGCAGGTCTATCTGACTTACGATGATGGAAATCGTTGGTGTGGGGCCTCGATGATCAATGAGAGATGGGCTGTTTCTGCTGCACACTGCTATGTCTC TGCTCCTCGCCTGGCCCTTCACCTGGGAGAGCACCACCTGTTCAAAGAGGAGGGCACAGAGCAGCGTATCTGGGCAGAGAAGGTCATCCCCCACCCTGCCTACGATGACAATGGCTACGACAACGACTTCATGCTGATCAAGCTGAGCGAGCCAGCCGTCTTCAACCAGTACGTCCAGCCCATTCCACTGGCTACCAGCTGTGCCCAGCCAAGCGCCAAGTGTCTCGTGTCTGGCTGGGGCAATCAGATCAACACCGGAG TTAACTACGCGTCACTTCTGCAATGCCTGGACCTCCCGGTGCTCTCCCAGTCCCAGTGTGTGGATGCCTATGGCCACATGATCACTGATAACATGTTCTGTGCTGGTTTCCTGGAAGGAGGCAAAGACTCCTGTCAG GGTGATTCTGGTGGCCCTCTGGTTTGTAACGGAGAGCTGTATGGAGTTGTGTCGTGGGGTTATGGCTGTGCTGAAGCTGGCGCTCCTGGGGTGTATGCTGCTGTGTGCCGCTATACTGACTGGGTTCAGGAAACCATTGCCagcaactga